Proteins from one Pseudoalteromonas rubra genomic window:
- a CDS encoding S1/P1 nuclease: protein MLRASIKGLALSALLISTSAWSWGMNGHRVVGELAQQHLTPATEKAVNALLSEDSLAEVSTWADEMRANPDTFWKKQSGKWHYINIKDPNKMAQHNKAIEHKHQVKHILDGINYAITTLKNTKASKEDKQFALKFLVHLVGDAHQPFHAGRSEDRGGNLIKVTFFKEETNLHSVFDTKLIEHQSLSYRELSDFIVTRDKQKIAHMLDSRPADWLLESNQIAEKIYDSNETDISWGYIYRYTPVVKSRLLHGGIRLAGLLNQIFDKNSRPLETALKTVK from the coding sequence ATGTTACGAGCTTCTATTAAGGGTTTAGCGTTATCTGCGCTGCTTATCAGCACTAGTGCTTGGTCCTGGGGCATGAATGGCCACAGAGTAGTGGGCGAATTAGCCCAACAGCACCTCACCCCGGCCACAGAAAAAGCGGTAAATGCCCTGTTATCTGAAGATTCTTTGGCCGAGGTATCTACCTGGGCAGACGAAATGCGTGCTAACCCAGATACGTTTTGGAAAAAACAATCTGGCAAGTGGCATTACATCAATATTAAAGATCCCAACAAGATGGCTCAACACAACAAAGCGATTGAGCACAAACATCAGGTTAAACATATTCTCGATGGGATCAATTACGCCATTACCACACTAAAAAACACCAAAGCCTCAAAAGAAGACAAGCAGTTTGCCTTAAAGTTCCTGGTGCATCTTGTCGGTGATGCTCATCAACCATTTCACGCAGGTCGTAGCGAAGATCGAGGCGGTAACTTAATTAAAGTGACCTTTTTTAAAGAAGAAACTAATCTACACTCCGTATTCGATACTAAACTCATCGAGCATCAATCTCTGTCATATCGCGAGCTAAGCGACTTTATTGTCACGCGCGACAAGCAGAAAATTGCCCACATGTTAGACAGCCGCCCTGCCGACTGGCTTTTGGAGTCAAATCAAATAGCTGAAAAGATTTATGACAGCAATGAAACTGACATCAGCTGGGGGTATATTTACAGGTACACCCCCGTTGTAAAGTCTCGGCTTCTTCACGGTGGGATTAGGCTAGCTGGATTGCTAAACCAAATTTTTGACAAAAATTCAAGACCACTCGAAACTGCATTGAAAACAGTTAAGTGA
- the ushA gene encoding bifunctional UDP-sugar hydrolase/5'-nucleotidase UshA produces the protein MRFIIPSLLALSLTACYSTSQSTNQSTDNTVRYLTVLHTNDHHGRFWHNEDGEYGMAARKTLLDQLRTQAHAQGHSVVLLSGGDINTGVPESDLQHAEPDFKGMSLLGYDAMAIGNHEFDNPLDVLDKQIAWANFPLLSANILHKHNGEHAYQPYTIIDKHGLKIAIIGLTTVDTVKIANPEFVGNLDFVDPAPITAQLSKQIKSQYNPDVTIAVTHMGHYHDASFGINAPGDVTLARNVPEGALDMIIGGHSQEPVCIDDNGAEDNNFVPGKACKPDQQNGIWIMQAHEWGKYVGKAVFKISGGKKTLQSYELLPVNLKDDQGQWATSYIEHDPELKAFLAPYQEAGESKISGAVGEVDAFLDGRRNTVRFQQSPLGDLVIKAQMAAVGADFGFISGGGIRASIKAGEISYKDILTVHPFGNRIAYIDWRGEQLLDYLSVVSRFPPDSGAYLQYHGIEFDLRNGELANVKVQGKHVEPDKTYRMSINSYNAAGGDGYPVLTDLPGFTTTDSTDAQVLKDYIERHSPIKRSSL, from the coding sequence ATGCGCTTTATCATTCCGTCGCTGCTGGCACTATCGCTGACAGCATGTTATTCGACATCACAGTCAACTAATCAATCTACTGACAATACGGTCCGCTATCTTACTGTGTTACATACCAATGACCACCATGGTCGTTTTTGGCACAACGAAGATGGCGAGTATGGCATGGCAGCCAGAAAAACCCTGCTTGACCAGCTCAGAACCCAAGCCCATGCGCAAGGCCACAGCGTTGTATTGTTGTCTGGCGGTGATATAAATACAGGCGTGCCTGAGTCAGATTTACAGCATGCCGAACCTGACTTCAAAGGCATGAGCCTGCTAGGCTATGATGCCATGGCCATTGGCAACCACGAATTTGACAATCCTCTGGATGTGCTTGATAAACAAATTGCCTGGGCCAATTTCCCGCTTCTGTCCGCTAATATTTTACATAAGCACAATGGCGAGCACGCCTATCAACCTTATACTATTATCGACAAGCATGGACTAAAGATCGCGATTATTGGGTTAACGACCGTTGATACAGTAAAAATCGCCAATCCAGAGTTTGTTGGGAATCTAGATTTTGTAGACCCTGCGCCTATCACAGCCCAGCTATCTAAGCAGATCAAATCACAATACAACCCTGATGTAACCATTGCAGTAACCCACATGGGCCATTACCACGACGCGTCTTTTGGGATTAACGCTCCAGGTGACGTGACACTTGCCCGCAATGTGCCTGAAGGTGCGCTCGATATGATCATCGGTGGTCATTCACAAGAACCCGTGTGTATCGACGACAATGGTGCTGAAGACAATAATTTCGTACCAGGAAAGGCGTGCAAACCAGATCAACAAAACGGTATCTGGATAATGCAAGCTCATGAATGGGGTAAATATGTCGGTAAAGCGGTATTCAAAATTTCAGGTGGCAAAAAAACACTGCAAAGTTATGAATTATTACCGGTTAACCTTAAAGACGACCAGGGACAATGGGCGACAAGTTACATCGAACATGACCCTGAATTAAAAGCGTTCCTTGCTCCATACCAGGAAGCAGGTGAAAGTAAAATATCGGGTGCGGTCGGTGAGGTTGATGCCTTTCTGGATGGACGCAGAAACACCGTTCGCTTTCAACAAAGTCCGTTGGGCGATTTAGTTATCAAAGCGCAAATGGCGGCTGTCGGAGCGGATTTTGGTTTTATCAGTGGTGGCGGTATACGTGCCAGTATTAAAGCTGGAGAAATCAGCTATAAAGATATTCTCACCGTGCACCCATTCGGAAACAGAATTGCTTACATCGATTGGCGTGGTGAGCAGCTGCTTGACTACTTATCTGTTGTGAGCCGCTTTCCGCCTGACTCTGGTGCTTATTTGCAATATCACGGTATCGAGTTCGATTTGCGCAATGGTGAGCTCGCGAACGTAAAAGTCCAGGGCAAGCACGTTGAGCCAGATAAAACTTATCGTATGAGTATTAATAGCTATAACGCTGCCGGAGGTGATGGCTACCCAGTCTTAACTGACCTGCCAGGGTTCACAACGACAGACAGTACCGATGCTCAGGTTCTGAAAGACTATATTGAGCGTCATAGCCCTATCAAGCGCTCTTCTCTATAA
- a CDS encoding GNAT family N-acetyltransferase, producing MSEIVTRTERLIIRRAQIADTELIFELLNQRSFIDNVADKEIRTLSDAQKYIESAFFTPYDLAAPSPYIVTLNDGTAIGICGLYQRPYLEFPDLGYAFLDRYCGKGYAFEAAEALLSFVRNCGKYKALGAITTPENTASNKLLAKLNFVLVGKFELVPGMAQTNLYVNLLER from the coding sequence ATGTCAGAGATTGTAACGCGCACAGAGCGGTTAATTATTCGCAGAGCTCAAATTGCAGACACGGAGTTGATCTTTGAACTGCTTAACCAACGTAGCTTTATCGATAACGTTGCGGATAAAGAGATCCGAACCTTGTCCGATGCACAAAAGTATATTGAAAGTGCTTTTTTTACACCATACGACCTGGCAGCACCAAGCCCCTACATTGTCACGCTAAATGACGGAACTGCGATTGGTATTTGTGGTCTCTATCAGCGGCCTTATCTGGAGTTTCCTGATCTGGGATACGCTTTTCTCGATCGGTATTGTGGGAAAGGATATGCTTTCGAAGCGGCTGAGGCATTACTGTCATTTGTTCGCAACTGTGGCAAGTATAAGGCACTTGGGGCTATCACAACCCCTGAAAATACAGCAAGTAACAAGCTATTAGCAAAGCTTAACTTTGTTCTGGTTGGTAAGTTTGAGCTTGTGCCAGGTATGGCGCAGACTAACCTATACGTTAATCTGCTGGAGAGATAA
- a CDS encoding insulinase family protein produces MKKTMLVASITLALLSGCVATQNGAGNTSVAPLANELVVSPNDNRQYKTLTLSNGIEVILVSDPEVEKSAAALSVGVGLLHDPMSQQGMAHYLEHMLFLGTDRFPDTQGYKDFMSRNGGSHNAYTWLDITNYMFKVNNQAYDEALDRFSDFFKAPKLYPEYTDKEKNAVNAEWSMRRELDFFGQYKLSRSMMGSHPANRFLIGNLETLGDKPGSNLHQETVAFYNKYYSANIMKLAMISNLPLSDMSEKAQRYFATIEDKQIEKPQVKSELDFSKLGKKRIHYVPNEDVKTLKLDFTIANNREEFAFKPNYFVTYLLSNEMQGSPAQVLKQKGWISELTANATPDLYGNFGALSVDIQLTDQGMQQREQIVATVMQYIALIKEQGIDSKYFNEINTSLANQFRFLERGDEFGYVSDLADSMQKYPLNHAINAPYHFADFNEQAVENVLEQLNPQQLRIWYISKQEPNDQKLHFYDGRYQITDITEQEVASWQGEPAPELSLPSINRLLPERFDIVTHSENSDAVDKIYEDSRVAVWHKTSEKYSEQPKGRLLVHINSPLTLERAQIQVAAALWADLYAIEKAKLQTEASIAGMGMRMSVNNGLLLTLSGFTDKQGVLLSQSLAGLKVEPTAKQLEQAVDRYVRNIQNQRQQFPFYQAFGRYQSLVRTGNFDETLLIDTATKMTTDAFSKAQNDILNHHTVRMFGYGNYDKQFLAEVVKQVKGTLSKPVERNDYVRAGYLKPKPGDALVWQQDSETADVAIVDMFVHPVPGYAQKAAAQVLKSHLSSHLFNTLRTEEQLAYAVGAVAQSIDEHSAFGFYIQTPVLDAQSMQARFDRYRNEYAQALKELDEETFAQLKQAALLSLKQVPKNLAEESQPILVDWYRDNLAFDSKAKLIAATEQVTLADIQSYYQQSMLNTDASRINVQIRGKKFADKPFATIPNEVKLGSMAELYKKARFE; encoded by the coding sequence ATGAAAAAAACGATGTTAGTGGCCAGTATCACGCTGGCTTTGTTATCCGGATGTGTGGCAACACAAAACGGAGCGGGGAATACGTCAGTTGCCCCTTTAGCTAATGAGCTGGTTGTCAGCCCTAATGATAATCGACAGTATAAGACACTTACTCTATCAAATGGGATAGAGGTGATTCTTGTTTCAGACCCTGAAGTTGAAAAGTCTGCAGCGGCTTTGAGTGTCGGTGTTGGTCTACTACATGATCCTATGTCACAGCAAGGAATGGCGCATTACCTGGAACATATGCTTTTTCTGGGAACTGACCGTTTTCCTGATACACAGGGTTACAAAGACTTTATGAGCCGCAATGGCGGGTCTCATAATGCTTATACCTGGTTAGACATTACTAACTATATGTTCAAAGTAAATAATCAGGCTTATGACGAGGCGCTCGACCGCTTTTCCGATTTCTTTAAAGCGCCAAAGCTTTACCCTGAATATACCGACAAAGAGAAGAATGCAGTTAATGCTGAATGGTCAATGCGCCGTGAGTTGGACTTCTTTGGTCAATATAAATTGTCACGCAGTATGATGGGCTCGCACCCGGCGAATCGCTTTTTGATAGGTAACCTTGAAACCTTGGGTGACAAACCAGGCAGTAACCTGCATCAGGAAACCGTTGCTTTTTACAATAAATATTATTCAGCAAACATTATGAAGCTGGCGATGATATCTAATTTACCTTTGTCTGATATGAGTGAAAAAGCGCAGCGATATTTTGCCACGATTGAAGATAAGCAAATAGAAAAACCGCAAGTAAAGAGTGAGTTGGATTTCTCGAAGCTGGGAAAGAAGCGCATTCATTATGTGCCCAATGAAGATGTCAAGACGCTGAAGCTGGACTTCACCATTGCCAATAACCGCGAAGAATTTGCGTTTAAACCGAATTACTTCGTGACGTATCTGCTTAGTAATGAAATGCAAGGTAGCCCGGCTCAGGTGCTTAAACAAAAAGGCTGGATCTCAGAGCTCACAGCCAATGCTACGCCAGATTTATACGGTAACTTTGGCGCTTTAAGCGTAGATATCCAGTTGACCGATCAGGGTATGCAACAACGTGAGCAAATCGTTGCGACTGTCATGCAATATATTGCATTGATCAAAGAGCAGGGGATTGATAGCAAGTACTTTAACGAAATTAATACTTCTCTTGCTAATCAGTTTCGTTTTCTGGAGCGGGGGGATGAATTTGGTTATGTTTCGGACTTAGCCGATAGTATGCAAAAATACCCGTTGAACCACGCAATTAATGCACCGTACCACTTTGCCGATTTTAACGAGCAAGCCGTTGAAAACGTGCTGGAGCAGCTAAACCCACAACAGCTTCGGATTTGGTATATCAGTAAGCAAGAGCCAAATGACCAAAAACTACATTTTTATGATGGTCGTTATCAAATTACTGATATTACAGAGCAAGAAGTTGCATCCTGGCAAGGTGAACCGGCTCCGGAGTTGTCGCTCCCAAGTATTAATCGTCTGCTTCCTGAACGATTCGATATCGTCACGCACTCAGAGAATTCGGATGCAGTCGACAAAATTTATGAGGACAGCAGGGTCGCAGTTTGGCATAAGACCAGCGAAAAATATAGCGAACAACCAAAGGGTCGCTTATTGGTTCATATTAACTCCCCACTGACTTTAGAGCGTGCCCAGATTCAGGTTGCCGCAGCGCTGTGGGCCGATCTATACGCAATAGAAAAAGCGAAGTTGCAAACAGAGGCATCGATTGCGGGTATGGGGATGCGAATGAGCGTGAACAACGGCTTATTGCTCACCTTATCCGGGTTTACGGATAAGCAAGGAGTGTTGTTGTCTCAATCTCTGGCAGGATTAAAGGTGGAACCAACGGCTAAACAGCTTGAGCAGGCTGTCGATCGATATGTCCGGAATATTCAAAATCAACGTCAGCAATTTCCGTTTTACCAGGCATTCGGACGTTATCAATCTCTTGTACGGACTGGTAACTTCGATGAAACGCTGTTGATAGATACGGCCACTAAAATGACTACAGATGCTTTCAGTAAAGCGCAAAATGATATCCTGAATCATCACACGGTGCGAATGTTTGGTTATGGCAACTACGACAAGCAATTCCTTGCTGAGGTTGTGAAACAAGTGAAGGGAACGCTCTCTAAGCCTGTTGAGCGTAATGACTACGTTCGTGCTGGTTACCTAAAACCTAAACCGGGAGATGCACTGGTTTGGCAACAAGATAGTGAGACGGCGGACGTCGCCATTGTTGACATGTTTGTTCACCCAGTACCTGGGTATGCACAAAAAGCAGCAGCTCAGGTCCTGAAATCGCACTTAAGCAGCCATTTATTTAATACTTTGCGAACTGAGGAGCAGTTGGCCTACGCTGTAGGGGCTGTGGCGCAAAGTATTGACGAACACTCGGCGTTTGGCTTTTATATTCAGACTCCCGTATTAGATGCACAGTCAATGCAGGCGCGGTTTGACCGTTACCGAAATGAATATGCCCAGGCATTGAAAGAGCTCGATGAAGAAACCTTTGCACAGCTTAAGCAGGCTGCACTCTTATCTTTGAAGCAAGTGCCAAAGAACCTGGCGGAGGAGTCTCAGCCAATCCTGGTTGACTGGTATCGTGATAATCTGGCATTTGACTCTAAAGCAAAGCTCATCGCGGCGACGGAGCAGGTGACATTGGCTGATATCCAGTCTTATTACCAGCAAAGTATGCTTAATACCGATGCATCGAGGATCAATGTGCAGATCCGCGGTAAGAAGTTCGCTGATAAACCTTTCGCGACTATACCAAATGAAGTGAAGCTCGGCTCTATGGCTGAGCTCTATAAGAAGGCGCGTTTTGAGTAA
- a CDS encoding PhnD/SsuA/transferrin family substrate-binding protein: protein MFLSVWCCWLLASNLTARPIGELPKLVESSVSCKTRSSSNQAVFRVHVPVEPLARRLAPALCQDEVVAKQYGRVEVRYSGELAEQIDYIAKGLADLTLSKDNVMAALKAQSTYNYMPVVGYPTYTAFFISNREKPRLDKAYFLGKKIGLLDYPTSRSGHIIPKQMFKRLELDMRVLDIQYVSSHQVLREKLSSGELDIIATYWQESDESRFSANYITPIGENISGSRWYMKMDVDNTDLACALQSLLQEVAKNNGSSYFDELDLYWQCNELPVYFIGEKNES from the coding sequence TTGTTTCTCTCAGTCTGGTGCTGTTGGTTACTTGCCAGTAACCTCACGGCCAGGCCCATTGGTGAGTTACCAAAACTGGTTGAAAGTAGCGTCTCATGTAAGACGCGCTCCAGCAGTAACCAGGCCGTATTTAGGGTGCATGTACCCGTTGAACCATTGGCCCGCAGGCTAGCGCCTGCCTTGTGTCAGGATGAGGTTGTAGCCAAGCAGTATGGCCGCGTCGAAGTGCGCTATAGTGGTGAGCTGGCTGAGCAAATTGACTATATCGCGAAGGGGCTTGCTGATCTGACATTGTCAAAAGACAATGTCATGGCCGCGCTGAAGGCGCAATCGACCTACAATTATATGCCAGTTGTTGGTTACCCTACCTACACAGCCTTTTTTATCTCCAATCGGGAAAAGCCGAGATTAGACAAAGCTTATTTTTTAGGTAAAAAAATCGGCTTGCTCGATTATCCCACTAGTCGTTCCGGCCACATTATTCCTAAACAGATGTTTAAACGGCTTGAACTGGATATGCGTGTTCTGGATATTCAGTACGTCAGCTCTCATCAGGTGCTGAGAGAAAAACTGTCATCTGGTGAGCTGGACATTATCGCCACTTACTGGCAGGAAAGCGACGAAAGCCGCTTTTCTGCTAATTATATTACACCGATTGGAGAGAATATTAGTGGTAGCCGTTGGTACATGAAAATGGATGTCGACAACACAGATTTGGCTTGTGCGTTACAGAGTCTGTTGCAGGAAGTTGCTAAAAACAATGGCTCAAGTTACTTTGACGAGTTAGATTTGTACTGGCAATGCAATGAGTTACCTGTTTATTTTATAGGAGAAAAAAATGAGTCGTAA